The Nitratidesulfovibrio sp. SRB-5 genomic sequence AAAACGGGTGAAGAACCCGGAGCCGATCTGCTGGGCCACGCAGCCGCCCACCACGGCAAAGGCGTCGGGCAACTTGCGGGTGGCCTGGCGGATGCGCCCGAGCACGCTGTAGACCTTCTGCTCCGGCTTGTCGCGCACCGAGCAGGTGTTGACGATGTTCACGCGGGCCTTGCCCAGGGGGGCTTCGGTGAAGCCGCGCGCCACAAGGGCTCTGGACAGCCAGTCGGAATCGTTGACGTTCATCTGGCAGCCAAAGGTCAGGATATGAAATGTACGGTCGCTCATGGTCCGGTGGTATGCTGATGGAATGCCGGGACGCGCCCGGCACGGGTGGTTGAAAAGAGTGGCGGCGGTGCGGGGCTATTCGGCGCCCTTGCCGTCGGCGGATGTCCGGGCCTGTTCGTGCCCCGGCTGCATGCCCTGCGACGGCGTTTGTTCTGTCCGGGCATGTTCTGCCCGCTTGCGTGCATCCTCGCGGCCGCTGTGTTCGCCCGCCAGGTAGAACAGGGCGATGGGGGCGATCAGGCAGGCCACGCACCACAGCAGGGGGTTGCGGCCCTGCCGCCGGGCCAGTATCGCCGCGCCAACGCCCACGCACGCCCAGATGAGCGCCATGTAGACGTAGCCGGAAGTGGTGAAGTCCAGTTCAAGCATGGGCTGCGGGGGTTGGGGTGCGGGGAAGGGCGAAAGGCCGTCCCCGTGTCTGCCGTTTGGCGACTGCCGGGGAACATTGGCGAAACATCGCCACGGCTCGGCAGTCCCTTGAGGTAAGGCATTCATGGGGGGTGCGCAAGGGGGCAAATCCTACTTGCATAGTAGGATAAAAGCGGTATAGTCTCGGCATTGAAGACGAAGTGTCGTCGCGCGCCGGTGACTTCCCCGGCGTTTCCCTTCACATCGTGCGCCGCGTCTGCGGCATGCCGCCCACGCGGGGAGGATTTCCCATGAAAAAGTACAAGGTGAAGGGGCTGCAAAGCCCGGACTGCGCCGCCACCGTGACCACTTCCATCCAGACCAAGGCCGGGATCGAGGAAGTGAACGTGAACCTGGCCACCGGCGAAATCACCTACGGTCCGGCGGTGTGCGTGGATACGCGCATGCTGCGCGAAGCCGTGGAAAGCGCCGGGTACACGCTGGAGGAAGAAGAGGCGTAGCCGCATCCACGCGCGGTGCGCGCCGGATGGCGGGCACCACGGTGCAGGTTTTGCTTCGCATGAAGGGGCGGGGGCACAGGCCCCCGCCCCTTCGATCATTTGCGGAAACGCGGAGCGGCGTCGTGGCCGCACGCAGCCGTGGCGGCTACTGCTACTGGGCCGCCTGTTCCGCCTGCTCCGGCTGTTCCGGCTGTTCTGTCGGCTCGGCAGGCTCGGGGCCATCCTTGACCAGCTGATAGTAGGGCAGGATGTCCGCCCCGAAACTGAGCTTGAACCAGCCCCGGCGGGGGCTGTTCACCCCTTCCAGGTCCACTTCGGTCACGCCCGCGCGGGCCAGCTGGCCGAAGGCATCCCACAGTACGGCGGTGCCGCAGGGGGTGTTGCGCAGGTGTGGGTCGCCCGCGCCGAACAGGTAGTAGGCGCGCTTGCTGTCCATGCCGAACAGGGCCATGGCCGCCAGTTCGCCTTCCGGGGTGCGGGTGGCGAACAGTCGCCCGAAGCCGCCCGCCAGCACGGCGGCGGCCAGGTCGCGCAGTTCGTCCAGCCGTTCCCGCTCCACCTCAATGCCCTGGCGGCCCATGGTCAGGGCGTAGAAGGCGGAAAGGTCTTCGGGGGTTGCGTCTTCGGTGGTGCGCACGCCGGTCTTCAGGGCCTTGCGCACTTCCTGGCGGCGCGAATAGGAAATTTCCGGAAACAACGGCACGTCTTCCGGCGCGGCGGCATCGGCAAAGCCCGCCAGGCTGGTGTAGGCGGTGTAGCGCACGTCGGCCACGTAACGGGGGGCGTCGTCCCTGCCGTAGTTGTGCCACAGGAAGGGCCGGATGTCGGTGACCTGGGGCGACAGGGCCAGTTCCACCCGCGCGTAGCGGCGCGACAGGGCGGCGGCCACGTCCGTGGCGATCTCGAACCGCTCGGACAACACCGTGGAGCGGTTCTGCTTGTTGGCGGGCGGGGCGAACAGGATGCCGTTGTGGATGACGAAATCATGCTGCACGGCGCACGATCCGTCCGCCGATTCGGTAACGGCCACGGCGGCGCGGCGTTCGTTGCCGTTCATGCACCAGTACAGGCGGCTGGGCTGGCGCACGGCAGCCAGGTACGCGGACAGCGAGAAGATGGTGCCGTTGGGGGATGCCTCGACAAAGGCGTCCCACTGGGCGCCGGGGGTGGTCTCTTCGAGACGGTATTGCGTGGTCACGGGGGCTCCGTTGAGTGGCGCGGGAAGGCAGCCGGGCCGCGCGCAACGCGCGGCGCACCGGTGGGCGCGGGAGCGTTGCCCGCAGCCGGGCGAAAAATGACACCGCTGCGCCCCGCCGTCAATATGCGGGACCGCTCGTGCCGGAAGGCACAAGGTGGGCGGCGAAGTGGGGCGGCGCGGGAAACTTCCGGCACCGAGTGAAATCCGGTGACCTGCGCCGGGGCGACTGGCGCAAGAGGGATTTTTGTCTTCTGCCGAGGAAGAACGCCTTTTTATGGAGGGAACGTACTCTTGTTGTACGTGACCGGAGTAAAAAGGCGGTCTGACGACGGCAGAGGCAAAAAGCCCCTTGCGCCTACTGGTTACGCAACAAGAACCCCCGCATACCCCACCACCCGCTGCATATCCCCGCTGACTTCGCCAGAGGTGGCATAGGCCACCACCCGCGCGGTCTGGGCGCCCAGGTCCAGCGCGGCCAGCAGCCCCAGGGTGGCGGGCAGCACCCCGCACATGGAGATGCCCCGGTCGCGCACGGTGGCGTACAGGCCGAGGGGGTCCAGCGCCTCGATGCGCGCCAGGGCCAGGCGGTCCAGCCGGGCGGCATCGGCATGGGTGACATAGTGGCTCATGTCCGACGACACCACCATGGCCACCCGCCGTCCGGCGGCCTCGAGGCGGCGCAGAGCCCCGGCAAGTGCCTGCGCGGCCTCGCGCAGGGCCTGGGGGTGCGGCTCCGCCACGGCCACGGGCACGATGGCAAGGTCGGGCGTGTATTCCTGCAGGAAGGGCAGGACCACCTCTATGGAGTGCTCGCGCATGTGGGCGGCGGTGTCGCGGGTGAAGCCCGCGTCCGATTCGGCCAGGGTGTCCGCCAGTTCCTCGTCCACGGGCACCGGGCCGAGAGGGGTGTGCCAGTGGCCGCCCGGCCAGACGGACAGCGGCGCGCCAAGCCCGGTGTGGTTGGGGCCCAGCAGCACGATGGTGTCGGGCAGGTTGGCCGCGCCCAGGGTCTGTCCGGTCACCTCGCCGGAATAGACGTAGCCCGCGTGGGGCACCATGGCCAGCAGGGTGGGGGCTGCCTCGCGCGGGGCGGCGGCAAGGTGTTCGCGCACGGTGTGGCGCAGCAGGTCGGGATCGTCCGGGTAGAACATGCCCGCCACCACGGGGTTGCGGTCGATGGCGTGTCCGGTGTCCAGATGCCTGTCGTGCATGGTGGCCTCCTGCGGGTAACGGCGGACAGGGTGGAAAGGGCGTAAAGGGCGGAAAAGGGGAAACGCGGCCAGCCCGGTGGGAATGTCCGGGGCTGGTCGGGCACGCCGCACGGACACGGAACCACGCCCATGGGTCCGTACCATCCCTATGCCAGATGCGCGGAAAAACGGAAACAGCGGAGATGCGGCAGCGCCCGGCGTCGGGCGCGCCTTGCGGCGGACAGGCCGTGCCCGTGCCTACGGCTGCGCGCCCTGGGTGAACCCGGAAAGCCCCTTGGTCACGTCGGTGGTGCGCAACTCTGACGCGGCCATCCGGCCATACAGCGACTGCGGGTCGCGCCGGGCCAGGTCTTCCAGGGTGGCCTTCCATGCGTCGACGTTGCCCATCTTGCGTTGCAGGCGCGCCACGCGATAGCGCATGGCCGCGTAGCCGGGGTCGGAATCGGGCACGTACTTGGCGTACTGGTCGGTCCAGTCCAGCGATTCGCGCAGGCGTCCCGCCGCCTCGGTGATGTCCATGAGCGAGAGCAGGCTTTCCTTGATGCGCGGGGTGTCTTCCTTTTCCGGGCTGGCCTGGGCCACGGCAAGGAAGTCGGACAGGGTCTCGCGGGTGAGCAGGTAGGCCTTTTCCAGTTCGCGCTTGCGCTCGGCGTCGCGCGACAGGAAGTAGCCCACGTAGGCCCGCTGTTCCTGGGGCAGGTCCTTGCGGTCGTACAGGCGCTGCCACAGGGGCACGGCCAGGTCTGGGTGCCCCAGGTTTTCCTGGGCCAGGGCCAGCGCGTAGTCCGCCTGCTTCTGCACCGGGTCGGACAGGCTCCACCCGGACACGCCCTGCATCACGTCGGCGATGCGCTGCCAGTTCTGGGTTTCCAGATGCACCTTGAGCGCCAGGGCCAGCACGGTTTCGCCGTGCTTGGGATCCTTCGGCCCCTTCAGGAACCCGTCCAGCATTTCCAGCGCCTTCTGGGGCTGCCCGGTATTGGCGTAGCTGAGGGCGATGGCCACGTGGGTGTCCACCGACAGGTCCTTCTCGTTTTCCTGGATCAGCGGGTACTGTTCCCACAGTTGCAGGATGCGGCCATAGTTGCCGTCCGCCGCCGACTCGGCCACCATCTGGGTGAAGCTTTGCAGCGCGATTTCGCGCACCTTGGGCAGCATGTCGCTGCCGGGGTGGGCCTGGGCGAATTCCACGGCGGATGCCAGCGCCTCGGGGAACTGACGGTTCCACAGGTACCACATGGTCAGCTTCAGCCGGGCCAGCGGCACCAGCGGGCTCTGCGGGTGGCCGGAAATGATGGTGGTGTACGCCTGCACCGGGCGGGTGTTGTCCGGCCTCTGGAACACCGAGACCATCTCGGCGATGCTCGGCGTGTCGTGGATGCCTTCCTCCGCCAGGCGCATCAGCGATATGAGCCCGCCGTCCTTGTCCGGGAAGCGGCGCACCGCTTCTTCGTACAGCACCCGGGCGGCCTCCGGCTGTTTCTGCTTGGCCAGGATGTCGCCCTGCCGGGCCAGCACGGTGTCGATGTCGTCCGCTTCTGGGTTGAGGTTGTAGTACAGCCAGTAGTTGGCGCGGGCGTCGTCCAGCTTGCCCAGGTGGTCGGACACGTCGGCGGCCACGGTGAGCAGTTGCGGGTATTCCAGGTAGAAGCGGCCCCAGCGCTTGTCCACGAAGTCGAGGATGGACGCGGCCTGCTGGTAGTAGCCCATCTTGTACAGGGTGCGGGCCAGGCTGACCGAACCTTCGCGCACGTACTTGCTTTCGGGGAAGTCCTGCACGATGGACTGGAACTTGTCCGCGGCCTTCTGGTAGTCGCCGCGTTTGTAGGCCTCTTCGCCCGCGTAGTACATGGCCAGGGCGGCGTTTTCGTCGTGCGGATACTGGCGCCGCAGCAGGTTGAAGTAGCCTTCCGCCTCCTGCGAGTTGCCGATGCGCGTGTTCAGCAGCCCGAGGCGCAACAGGGCCTGCGGCACCCGGTGCGACTTCAGGTTGTAGTTCATGGCCTCGCTGGTGGCCGTGATGATCTTGTCGAAGACGGGAAGGATGTTGTCCTTGTTCTGCGCGTAGAGCACGTCGCCGATGAGGTACAGCACCTCCTCGTACATGTCCTTGGGCGTGTCGCGTAGGCCCTTCAGGGTTTCCAGCAGTTCCAGCGCCTTGGGGTAGTCGGCGTTGACCATGAAGGTCTTGGCCTGCTCCAGCAGTTCCGCCGGGACCGGCGGCGCGGGAACGGGATTGCCCTTTTCGTCCACGTACACCACCTGGGTGGCGTTGGTGGCATTGGTGCCGTTGGTCGCGACCTTGCCCGCCGCCTCGGCCTGGGGCGAGGTGGCGTTGCCGGTGACCGGGGGCGTGGGCTGGCCGTCGGGCTGCGGTGGCGGCGTGGGGCCTTCGGGACGGGGGGCGGCGGACTTGCGCGCCTCGCCCATATCCTTGGCCTGTTCCTTGGCCTGCTCCGGCTGACCCGGCTGACCCGTTTGGCCCGTCTGGTTTGTCTGCGTGGTCGCCTGCGCCACGGCCTGCGGCGCGGCGGGCTGCTCGTT encodes the following:
- a CDS encoding heavy-metal-associated domain-containing protein, which gives rise to MKKYKVKGLQSPDCAATVTTSIQTKAGIEEVNVNLATGEITYGPAVCVDTRMLREAVESAGYTLEEEEA
- a CDS encoding GNAT family N-acetyltransferase, with translation MTTQYRLEETTPGAQWDAFVEASPNGTIFSLSAYLAAVRQPSRLYWCMNGNERRAAVAVTESADGSCAVQHDFVIHNGILFAPPANKQNRSTVLSERFEIATDVAAALSRRYARVELALSPQVTDIRPFLWHNYGRDDAPRYVADVRYTAYTSLAGFADAAAPEDVPLFPEISYSRRQEVRKALKTGVRTTEDATPEDLSAFYALTMGRQGIEVERERLDELRDLAAAVLAGGFGRLFATRTPEGELAAMALFGMDSKRAYYLFGAGDPHLRNTPCGTAVLWDAFGQLARAGVTEVDLEGVNSPRRGWFKLSFGADILPYYQLVKDGPEPAEPTEQPEQPEQAEQAAQ
- the amrB gene encoding AmmeMemoRadiSam system protein B, producing the protein MHDRHLDTGHAIDRNPVVAGMFYPDDPDLLRHTVREHLAAAPREAAPTLLAMVPHAGYVYSGEVTGQTLGAANLPDTIVLLGPNHTGLGAPLSVWPGGHWHTPLGPVPVDEELADTLAESDAGFTRDTAAHMREHSIEVVLPFLQEYTPDLAIVPVAVAEPHPQALREAAQALAGALRRLEAAGRRVAMVVSSDMSHYVTHADAARLDRLALARIEALDPLGLYATVRDRGISMCGVLPATLGLLAALDLGAQTARVVAYATSGEVSGDMQRVVGYAGVLVA
- a CDS encoding tetratricopeptide repeat protein; translated protein: MKRPTAAGLARLLLIAALAGPPATAAHAASWQWSGLPDRERVTITLDRPGDVDVARTGRQTLSLTSRAVGAAPARMGGADPAGAALVGEVAPQPGGLRIDTRTPGFGYVVTRPAPDRVVVDIFRDPMGERWTASDGGQPSAQSSQSGQSPEQAGRATPPVPTPAPPAAPAGQPARTAQPAIPAPPAPPAPAPSTAPAPAQNGARQPRVVERALTDGSDTANGTGQTQAAPAGGITGKLSTGPGTAPPAQVTGQIGATPPAQPQTDAAQTGGQPAAQAPEQPRSFFAVPYSIRARINSGGPAEWPEEAAASAQATPPAPVPSRGEAGPAATARQNEQPAAPQAVAQATTQTNQTGQTGQPGQPEQAKEQAKDMGEARKSAAPRPEGPTPPPQPDGQPTPPVTGNATSPQAEAAGKVATNGTNATNATQVVYVDEKGNPVPAPPVPAELLEQAKTFMVNADYPKALELLETLKGLRDTPKDMYEEVLYLIGDVLYAQNKDNILPVFDKIITATSEAMNYNLKSHRVPQALLRLGLLNTRIGNSQEAEGYFNLLRRQYPHDENAALAMYYAGEEAYKRGDYQKAADKFQSIVQDFPESKYVREGSVSLARTLYKMGYYQQAASILDFVDKRWGRFYLEYPQLLTVAADVSDHLGKLDDARANYWLYYNLNPEADDIDTVLARQGDILAKQKQPEAARVLYEEAVRRFPDKDGGLISLMRLAEEGIHDTPSIAEMVSVFQRPDNTRPVQAYTTIISGHPQSPLVPLARLKLTMWYLWNRQFPEALASAVEFAQAHPGSDMLPKVREIALQSFTQMVAESAADGNYGRILQLWEQYPLIQENEKDLSVDTHVAIALSYANTGQPQKALEMLDGFLKGPKDPKHGETVLALALKVHLETQNWQRIADVMQGVSGWSLSDPVQKQADYALALAQENLGHPDLAVPLWQRLYDRKDLPQEQRAYVGYFLSRDAERKRELEKAYLLTRETLSDFLAVAQASPEKEDTPRIKESLLSLMDITEAAGRLRESLDWTDQYAKYVPDSDPGYAAMRYRVARLQRKMGNVDAWKATLEDLARRDPQSLYGRMAASELRTTDVTKGLSGFTQGAQP